A genomic window from Arthrobacter sp. FW305-BF8 includes:
- a CDS encoding DUF7847 domain-containing protein codes for MSEQDPQHPPSGHRLPEHRPPEQPWGAPPQWGSQQPGPYQPGPYQPSAHQPFGPNPAVPYPMYAAPPKPGVVPLRPLMFGEIMDGAFQTIRRNPKAMLGAGLVAQALGAVIAGVVPLVTPASDASAEAWLANLSSSEMTSIVAGVVGGFVVFGLVSVFISVVMQGAMVVPVARSILNRQTGFRQMWLLARGRAWALVRLAGIGVAAVLLGGALIVLATVLLANSLGTGSLVIVLPLFLAFIATIIWVSVKLTVAPAVIVVEDVGALDGIRRSWAVTRKSWWRVFGIVLVVSLLVGIIGQIVLIPLTLLTGLLTTVAGPQDPASQAAALQVVVGVATVIVSAAVGAVAFAFQTSVMALLYMDLRMRNDGLDIALFRLLETGHDDGGIPGRGVPVYSPGRNGAGPHQSWPYQPGPHRPRPYQPGPPQAGPYGNSAGWPPPPGPPTMPG; via the coding sequence TTGTCAGAGCAGGATCCGCAGCACCCGCCGTCCGGGCACCGGCTACCTGAACACCGGCCGCCTGAACAGCCATGGGGCGCACCCCCGCAGTGGGGCAGCCAGCAGCCCGGGCCCTACCAGCCCGGACCGTACCAGCCCAGTGCCCACCAGCCATTCGGGCCGAACCCCGCCGTTCCCTATCCCATGTACGCGGCCCCGCCGAAGCCCGGCGTGGTGCCGCTGCGGCCACTGATGTTCGGCGAAATCATGGACGGTGCCTTCCAGACGATCCGGCGCAATCCCAAAGCGATGCTCGGCGCAGGCCTGGTGGCACAGGCGCTGGGCGCCGTGATCGCCGGCGTCGTCCCGCTGGTCACCCCGGCCTCCGATGCTTCCGCTGAAGCCTGGCTGGCAAACCTCAGTTCTTCGGAGATGACCAGCATCGTCGCGGGTGTGGTGGGCGGCTTTGTGGTTTTCGGCCTGGTGTCCGTGTTTATCTCCGTGGTGATGCAGGGGGCCATGGTGGTCCCCGTGGCCAGGTCCATCCTCAACCGGCAAACCGGCTTCCGGCAGATGTGGCTGCTGGCGCGCGGCCGGGCGTGGGCCCTGGTTCGCCTGGCCGGGATCGGGGTGGCAGCCGTGCTGCTGGGCGGGGCCCTCATCGTCCTGGCGACCGTGCTGCTGGCCAATTCGCTGGGTACAGGGTCGCTGGTCATCGTTCTTCCGCTGTTCCTGGCTTTTATCGCCACCATAATCTGGGTGTCCGTCAAGCTGACCGTCGCACCTGCGGTCATCGTCGTCGAGGACGTGGGAGCGCTCGATGGCATCCGGCGTTCCTGGGCCGTCACCCGGAAAAGCTGGTGGCGGGTCTTCGGCATCGTCCTCGTGGTGTCACTCCTCGTCGGCATCATCGGCCAGATCGTCCTCATCCCGCTCACCCTGCTCACCGGACTCCTCACCACCGTGGCCGGCCCCCAGGACCCGGCCAGCCAGGCGGCTGCCCTGCAGGTGGTGGTCGGTGTCGCCACGGTGATCGTGTCCGCCGCCGTCGGCGCCGTCGCGTTCGCCTTCCAGACGTCGGTCATGGCTTTGCTTTACATGGACTTGCGGATGCGCAACGACGGACTGGACATCGCGCTGTTCCGGCTGCTGGAAACGGGCCATGACGACGGCGGCATCCCGGGCCGGGGCGTACCCGTCTACAGCCCGGGCCGGAACGGCGCGGGCCCTCACCAGTCCTGGCCTTACCAACCCGGACCCCATCGGCCACGCCCCTACCAACCCGGCCCCCCTCAAGCAGGCCCATACGGGAATTCAGCGGGCTGGCCGCCGCCCCCGGGACCGCCGACGATGCCGGGATGA